From Desulfuromonadaceae bacterium:
ATTATTGAAGCGTCTAAAGACGCATGGCCTTCAGGTCCGGTTAGTGCTTGGGTCGCCCAGTAACAGATTGTTTATAAATCTGATTGAAAAGCCCTTCTTTATGAAGGGCTTTTCAATTTTAAGGGGGCTGAATCAGTAGTCGTTCTGCGTAACTGTATGTGGATCTGTTCATGAGTTCTCCAGTCGAAAAGTTTTCGTTCCCTGTTATTGTTGTCGTTGCGACGTTGTTTCTGGCGCAGTTACTCAATCCGTCTTTTTGGGGGATGAGTGGCAGGGTATTTTTGGTTTTTCTGGTTGCTTTTTTTGTTTTTGTTGTAAGCAGAAGCTCTATCACCCGCACCTCCTGTGTCAATATTTCGCAAGTTCACTTATGGCTGGCAGGTGGACTTGTGTTGGTGTTTTTAAGCTCAACATTTGCTTTCAACAAGTCGTGGGCGTTACTCATGACAGCGGTGTTGTTGCTTTATGTCCTGCTGTTTTTTCTTATTGTCCATATTTCCGGAATGCGGCATGACTTTCCTCTTTTGATCATTGATCTTTTATTATTCTTCGGGTTAGTGGGCGCGCTTCTCGGTTTCTATGAATATGTCTACTATCACAGTTGTGGTCCGACTCATGCCCCCTTGATTCCCTACCTGCTTCCCCCGGATGGGGAGGGCCGAATCAGCGGTCCTTATGGACAGCCGAACCTTTTTGCTCTTTTTTTGACCTTAACGCTGCTTGCCTATTTCTATCGTTATTTGCATGCTTCACTGGCCCCCCGGTGTCGGTCTGTGATCCTCGAATCTCTGCGTTTTTTGCCTTTTCTGGCGGTCGCCTGCGTATTTTTTTTGACTCGTTCCAAGGGCGGGTTGCTGTCGCTTTTTCTGCTCATCTGCTTTCTTCTCTGGCTGGTTGCCAGCAAGCGGTATCTCGCTGATGATTGCGATTCGAGAAAAGAGTTCTTTCGGTTGCTTGGGTGTCTCTGTGTGGCTTTTGTTCTCTCCCGTCTGACATTTACTACAGGTGTTGAGGAATTTGTAGCGACGCGCTCACTTTCAA
This genomic window contains:
- a CDS encoding O-antigen ligase family protein, translating into MDLFMSSPVEKFSFPVIVVVATLFLAQLLNPSFWGMSGRVFLVFLVAFFVFVVSRSSITRTSCVNISQVHLWLAGGLVLVFLSSTFAFNKSWALLMTAVLLLYVLLFFLIVHISGMRHDFPLLIIDLLLFFGLVGALLGFYEYVYYHSCGPTHAPLIPYLLPPDGEGRISGPYGQPNLFALFLTLTLLAYFYRYLHASLAPRCRSVILESLRFLPFLAVACVFFLTRSKGGLLSLFLLICFLLWLVASKRYLADDCDSRKEFFRLLGCLCVAFVLSRLTFTTGVEEFVATRSLSNTGINPDGRFVFWTSAILIFLDHPWLGVGLDNYRFLMNGYGPASHDLLGFVNFEAMKSTFWAHNEYLQLLAEGGIFLFGLVLFFLFFFFKKIWTYCIRPAHIDRPLFLYSHLFLVPFLIQSQFSWPLRHPALLLLFVT